The Theileria orientalis strain Shintoku DNA, chromosome 3, complete genome genome window below encodes:
- a CDS encoding uncharacterized protein (Os09g0397900 protein) — MKSLKVTILGAGQDVGRSCVVVTFPSKRVVFDCGAHCGFVDHRRYPNLQYLGNTTEYNHQMELLEEMKSDETQTDNTVTDPFSMEASEREYRNAKMKESSERALYMKNALKKALNNVTNTIDSAIISHFHIDHVGALPFLTEEIGYSGPVYMTYPTKALSPLLLRDSGIAAKTASVKSLLNFDKRRKVEERPDPWGYSFNSVAECMKRSIPLQLRSAEKVEGLTVSPFYAGHVLGAAMFLAESDGFKVLYTGDFNTVPDKHLGPAKVPSLEPDVLICETTYATFVRQSKKATEVELCNLVHDTLINGGKVLIPVFAVGRAQELAIILNNYWNNLSLLFPIYFGGGLSEKATNYYKLHSSWTDNNNISKLKENPFAMENLLQFDQSFLNDNRPMVLFATPGMVHTGLSLKACKIWSSNPKNLILIPGYCVQGTVGNKLISGTKGREYKIYTATTICIKTNTGVINIKCKVKYLSFSAHADSPGILKLIKHVRPKNIVFVHGELDSMKKFSKHITSTLNIPVYYPANGETVAFHKVLVDKKEIYIHPSLILDKDNVSYGFKHNGNVYLYNKSALVDVLNNGNGSCNDMVKTLKDNTHEVTYRLTVKMSYEDFFTLTELIVKLLVSSTLSNRKYTANQQLQTYMNNFRENLQLLDIEVGTQRRHSSGTVAATRRNVDRYSHVNRQINSKVDKSVYALMHMDEKVYNKYG, encoded by the exons ATGAAAAGCCTAAAAGTTACAATTTTGGGTGCCGGGCAGGACGTAGGAAGGTCGTGTGTAGTTGTCACGTTTCCGTCAAAGAGAGTAGTGTTCGACTGCGGAGCACACTGCGGATTCGTAGACCACAGAAGGTACCCAAATCTACAGTATTTGGGGAACACGACCGAGTACAATCACCAGatggagctgctggaggagaTGAAATCAGATGAAACGCAGACAGATAACACAGTTACAGACCCGTTTTCAATGGAGGCATCGGAAAGAGAGTACAGGAACGCGAAGATGAAAG AGAGTTCGGAGAGGGCACTGTACATGAAAAACGCACTCAAAAAGGCGCTGAACAACGTGACGAACACAATAGACAGCGCAATCATCTCGCACTTCCACATAGACCACGTGGGAGCACTGCCGTTTCTGACGGAGGAGATAGG GTACTCGGGACCAGTGTATATGACGTATCCGACGAAAGCGCTGAGTCCGCTTCTATTGAGAGACAGC GGAATCGCAGCGAAGACGGCAAGCGTGAAGAGCCTCTTGAACTTTGACAAGAGAAGGAAGGTGGAAGAGAGACCGGACCCCTGGGGATACTCGTTCAACTCAGTGGCAGAGTGCATGAAGAGGTCAATACCACTGCAGCTGAGATCAGCAGAAAAGGTGGAGGGGCTCACAGTGTCGCCCTTTTACGCAGGGCACGTACTCGGAGCAGCAATGTTCCTGGCGGAGTCGGACGGCTTCAAAGTGCTATACACAG GAGATTTTAACACGGTGCCGGACAAGCACTTGGGGCCGGCAAAGGTGCCCTCGCTGGAGCCGGACGTGTTGATCTGCGAGACGACGTACGCAACGTTCGTCAGGCAGTCGAAGAAGGCGACGGAAGTAGAGTTGTGCAATTTGGTACACGACACGCTCATCAACGGA GGGAAGGTGCTGATACCGGTCTTCGCAGTGGGAAGAGCACAGGAGTTGGCAATAATACTGAACAACTATTGGAATAATCTATCGCTGTTGTTCCCAATCTACTTCGGAGGAGGGTTGTCGGAAAAGGCGACGAACTACTATAAGCTGCACTCAAGCTGGACtgacaacaacaacataagtaagctgaaggaaaacCCGTTCGCAATGGAGAACCTGCTGCAGTTCGACCAGTCGTTCCTGAACGACAACAGGCCGATGGTGCTGTTCGCAACACCGGGAATGGTACACACAGGATTGTCGCTGAAGGCGTGTAAAATATGGTCGAGTAACCCgaaaaatttaatactCATACCAG GGTACTGCGTACAGGGAACGGTAGGAAACAAGCTAATATCAGGTACGAAAGGACGagaatacaaaatttatactGCCACGACCATATG TATTAAGACGAACACGGGAGTAATAAACATTAAGTGCaaagttaaatatttatcgTTTTCAGCACACGCAGACTCGCCAGGAATactgaagctgataaaaCAC GTTCGCCCAAAGAATATAGTGTTCGTGCACGGAGAATTGGACTCAATGAAGAAGTTTTCAAAGCACATAACAAGCACACTCAACATACCA GTATATTATCCAGCAAACGGAGAGACGGTAGCGTTTCACAAAGTGTTGGTCGATAAGAAGgaaatatacatacaccCGAGTCTGATCCTTGACAAGGACAAT GTATCATATGGATTTAAGCACAACGGCAACGtgtatttgtacaataaaagCGCCCTGGTGGATGTGCTGAACAATGGTAATGGGAGTTGCAACGACATGGTGAAAACGCTGAAAGATAATACGCACGAAGTGACGTACCGATTGACTGTAAAGATGAGTTACGAAGACTTTTTTACGCTGACTGAGCTGATAGTGAAGCTGTTAGTATCGTCAACCTTGAGTAACAGAAAGTACACAGCAAACCAACAATTGCAAA CATATATGAACAATTTTAGAGAAAATCTTCAACTACTCGACATTGAAGTTGGAACACAGCGACGACACTCTAGTGGTACAGTGGCAGCAACTCGTAGGAACGTAGATAGATATAGTCATGTGAATAGGCAGATAAACAGCAAAGTGGATAAGAGCGTATATGCATTAATGCATATGGATGAGAAAGtgtacaataaatatgGATAA
- a CDS encoding ABC transporter has protein sequence MDGTNPNVDCSNHSSPENLDFGQSEKEYRSEIGDKVTGELDTLEVVDNEEQNEQNEQKEEDAKSRKRKKKNKKKEPKYIDYCQSTGFNFYFFSWMTNWIKLASKGNLKHEEFPDLPDSDFDQYFTYEFGNLLDEYRDYDKCNSLVKFIGRSRLCVLKVFKKNFLLLYLFSIVNDVFEILNIFLLKRVMKQKVPETINGLLRYIFLVLLVLCVNLFDIVTDGHHYFYYRRLVLRIENLLFSFLFSRIMAKNYYDVNDVPKGGGSSHKRMNTDGSISITMLPKLHNSSNLLDSKNNVKIERDASRLNAEESEDHNWRGEDDISLLNLALFDISEIAWGILKLVDLCAIPVKILIVGWWLYHQVGRTSLKAVVFIVVSSVLMILSECQSAKLVKGYVTRIDDRISKTLTILENLTNFKMFRWIGLCREAVLKSRIMELQLCMKRTVLTSIGSWLGISLPNILALAVFLIYSTSSNSGVTLDPSFSIPLLHTLSHFIKPFRDLPSDLSDHLETTISCNRIESFLFSKQLKTYINSKYHSHEKQTEEEDEEGDSEIGRESEDKKGSEKDEKHTEEKGPLSGYDESLATGRTTLPNESIREDQTLIEYEGTVAGKVHKEVERIESELKGKEKGSEETREQSNGNIVDQVKSVDLEDVKESKRAQRPGVDVDYNKNVLRSPLQVDDSKKVQRPGVELENGNVTRSGVNVEEKCVVEMRSATFYRGEKRVFTRMDFKMNSKDKVIISGSNISEKFLFTMSLIDELRHTEGFYYNYYVENNMCTGIVSQNPWIPMGTVRDIILFGNKYNKYLYNRVVEICQLKYDFSNWKLSDMRFVDEGGQNLSTGQKVRISLARSLYTIFNNLFGKRGMLKEFTCILTVQENFFGIVKGYNFSENFKFYNISNSAIQQVTLESDEMEDSRELLNSYNKTVPEEGSMVWEEEEECGSLEGEESVGSEEREFVFSESGDSLRGGYELRGGYDGAVDDSGDNVEENSGKHKQKNNDKVTQTNKQDKRQKKKEELVSQNAEIIRQNDLFSENKEEGNVSLVKFENFVWYLKKVNLKLVCLVVSVSFMAMSLNVGSDIVVSRWASVAKKGEEVVEKDSVIVKGIYNSTYLSKLNFLYLFTFMTSCTIVLFLLRAFLEVQGTLNAAYKVYYSALNGILKCPIIIFNKIPIGNINNRLSADQSFADYSIFRRFSHFMSSFIFTVLTAMSLCYLNPWTSILIPTLVFLSYFCVFRIYIPMSIFIMRSNLETRGYICGQFSQVISGSHVIKSLNNEDYVMSNFLRDLRVHQNTKFFNHAASCWTMIRLRILTYPLTIVNLLIPLIPIVKDSEFNSEFNRRMERERGVNGLFGAIAESDSEKKDLVDGKVGLALTYSYKFAKLLKSTLTKIVELETEMCASQRLQELAKLDPDYNINDERLFDRKKLRLMNSTHIMNKVREINKHASISTTSEVEGLASLSGGENLYIDFEEGLEVRKAVVKYDSKVCLDEISFKTSGNDHIGLIGRTGAGKSTLLLSLGGLIQLESGTIKIDGKDISTLSNEEMKEMVAILPHTPPLLQGWSVRKYVDPENEHTEEEIIKGIRACNMVKFLTHILEVSENDIYDIKDSGYKTVKEREDGRMRRRYSKESMESYYSNMESEDEDWNDEKDVVEVDREDEDQKNYGYDHEEKHYDKYDEDDFEKRRKKEYGYDQEKDEEEERDLRAVLKVKITKQKEHSYTIVSDFDLQYLTLLRLYLDRKKLRLILIDECFTVEKDNDLDLEPIHELVDRLFKKNIVIIVAHHKESLSLCSRILLLEGGRIAETQIAEVSMSYGWLTESSLGPKKPKAIAAPKGSLSALNSIIKRHMEKDVEKHEQKRKTKKADLFELSNPGVELRNKIDRKESTLNRKNRRSRMEQKAKLYEQLKEGRAEAGDSSEYLVDFRRKQENEFRELEEGICDSFHRHCMYRCGAQGFRRPTSIA, from the exons ATGGATGGAACTAACCCGAATGTTGACTGTTCAAATCATTCCAGTCCAGAAAATTTGGACTTTGGCCAGTCTGAAAAAGAATATAGGAGTGAAATTGGCGATAAAGTAACTGGTGAACTAGACACACTTGAAGTAGTTGATAATGAGGAACAAAATGAACAAAATGAACAAAAAGAGGAGGATGCTAAGAGTagaaaaagaaagaaaaaaaataaaaagaaggagCCAAAGTACATAGATTATTGCCAAAGCACAGgctttaacttttatttcttctCCTGGATGACTAATTGGATTAAGTTGGCGAGCAAGGGGAACCTGAAGCACGAAGAATTTCCAGACCTGCCGGACTCGGACTTTGACCAGTACTTCACGTACGAGTTTGGAAACCTGCTGGACGAGTACAGAGACTACGACAAGTGCAACAGCCTGGTTAAGTTTATAGGAAGAAGCAGACTGTGCGTGCTGAAGGTGTTCAAGAAAAACTTCCTGCTGCTGTACCTCTTCTCGATAGTCAACGACGTCTTCGAGatactaaatatatttCTGCTGAAAAGAGTGATGAAGCAAAAGGTGCCAGAGACAATAAACGGGCTCCTTAgat ATATCTTTCTGGTACTGCTGGTGCTGTGCGTGAACCTGTTTGACATAGTGACGGACGGACACCACTACTTCTACTACAGGAGGCTGGTGCTGAGGATAGAGAACCTGCTATTCTCGTTCCTGTTCAGCAGAATCATGGCGAAGAACTACTACGACGTGAACGACGTGCCGAAGGGAGGAGGGTCGAGCCATAAAAGGATGAACACAGACGGAAGCATAAGCATAACGATGCTGCCGAAGCTGCACAACAGCAGTAACCTGCTTGACAGTAAAAACAACGTGAAGATAGAAAGAGATGCGTCGAGACTGAACGCGGAGGAGAGCGAGGACCACAACTGGCGAGGAGAGGACGACATCAGTCTGCTGAACCTGGCGCTCTTCGACATATCGGAGATAGCCTGGGGAAtcctgaagctggtggacCTGTGCGCAATCCCAGTGAAGATACTCATCGTGGGCTGGTGGCTCTACCACCAGGTGGGAAGGACGTCCCTGAAGGCAGTGGTATTCATAGTGGTCTCGAGCGTGCTGATGATACTCTCGGAGTGCCAGTCggcgaagctggtgaagggATACGTGACGAGAATCGACGACAGAATCTCGAAGACGCTCACGATCCTGGAAAACCTGACGAACTTTAAGATGTTCAGATGGATAGGGCTCTGCAGAGAGGCGGTGCTGAAGAGCAGGATCATGGAGCTGCAGCTGTGCATGAAGAGGACGGTGCTGACGTCGATCGGCTCCTGGCTGGGGATCAGTCTGCCGAACATACTGGCGCTGGCAGTCTTTTTGATCTACTCGACGAGCAGCAACAGCGGAGTGACGCTGGACCCGTCCTTCAGCATTCCGCTTCTGCACACGCTGAGCCACTTCATCAAGCCCTTCAGAGACCTGCCGTCGGACCTGAGCGACCACCTGGAGACCACGATATCGTGCAACCGCATAGAGTCGTTCCTCTTCTCGAAGCAGTTGAAGACGTACATCAACAGCAAGTACCACAGCCATGAAAAGCAAACTGAGGAGGAGGATGAGGAGGGGGACTCAGAAATAGGAAGAGAAAGTGAAGACAAGAAGGGGTCTGAAAAGGACGAGAAGCACACAGAAGAAAAGGGACCACTGAGTGGATATGATGAGTCTTTAGCCACAGGCAGAACCACTCTACCAAATGAAAGCATTAGAGAGGACCAGACGCTTATCGAGTACGAAGGAACGGTGGCAGGAAAGGTGCACAAGGAGGTGGAGAGGATCGAGAGTGAGCTGAAGGggaaggaaaagggaaGTGAGGAGACAAGGGAGCAAAGTAATGGAAACATCGTGGATCAAGTCAAGTCGGTAGACCTCGAAGACGTTAAAGAGAGTAAAAGAGCGCAGAGGCCAGGAGTGGACGTTGACTACAACAAGAACGTGCTGAGGTCGCCTTTACAAGTAGACGACAGTAAAAAAGTGCAGAGGCCAGGAGTAGAACTTGAGAATGGGAACGTAACGAGATCAGGAGTAAACGTGGAAGAAAAGTGCGTCGTGGAGATGAGGTCAGCAACCTTCTACAGAGGAGAAAAGAGAGTGTTCACCAGAATGGACTTTAAGATGAACTCGAAGGACAAGGTTATCATCTCGGGCTCGAACATATCTGAGAAGTTCCTGTTCACAATGTCACTGATCGACGAGCTGAGACACACGGAAG GGTTTtactacaactactacgTTGAAAACAATATGTGCACGGGAATAGTGTCGCAGAACCCATGGATACCAATGGGCACTGTGAGAGACATCATACTGTTTGGgaacaagtacaacaagTACCTGTACAACAGAGTGGTGGAAATATGCCAGCTGAAGTACGACTTCTCGAACTGGAAGTTGAGCGACATGAGGTTCGTAGACGAAGGAGGACAGAACCTGTCGACGGGACAGAAGGTGAGGATATCGCTGGCAAGGTCGCTGTACAC CATATTTAACAACCTGTTCGGGAAGAGAGGAATGCTTAAAGAGTTCACGTGCATACTGACGGTGCAGGAAAACTTCTTCGGCATAGTCAAGGGATACAACTTCAGCGAAAACTTTAAGTTTTACAACATCAGCAACAGCGCGATACAGCAAGTGACATTGGAAAGTGATGAAATGGAGGACTCGAGGGAACTATTGAACAGCTACAACAAGACAGTGCCAGAAGAAGGATCAATGGTGtgggaggaagaggaggaatgTGGATCGctggaaggagaagagtCAGTGGGCTCAGAGGAGAGGGAGTTTGTGTTTAGTGAAAGTGGTGACTCACTGAGAGGAGGTTATGAATTGAGAGGAGGTTATGATGGCGCTGTGGATGACAGCGGAGATAACGTGGAGGAAAACAGTGGCAAACATAAACAGAAAAACAATGACAAAGTCACGCAGACAAACAAGCAGGATAAAAGGcagaagaaaaaggaggagCTAGTAAGCCAAAACGCAGAAATCATAAGGCAAAACGACCTGTTCAGCGAAAACAAGGAGGAAGGCAATGTGTCGCTGGTCAAATTTGAAAACTTCGTGTGGTACCTCAAAAAAGTTAACCTGAAACTGGTGTGTCTGGTGGTGTCAGTGTCATTTATGGCAATGTCACTTAACGTGGGAAGCGACATAGTGGTATCGAGGTGGGCGTCAGTGGCGAAGAAGGGAGAAGAGGTGGTGGAGA AGGACTCAGTGATAGTGAAGGGCATATACAACAGCACATATCTGAGTAAGCTCAACTTCCTGTACCTCTTCACGTTCATGACGTCGTGCACAATAGTGCTCTTCCTGCTGAGAGCATTTCTGGAAGTGCAGGGGACACTCAACGCAGCGTACAAGGTGTACTACAGCGCGCTCAACGGAATACTCAAGTGTCCGATCATCATATTCAACAAGATACCGATAGGGAACATAAACAACAGGCTGAGCGCAGACCAGAGTTTCGCAGACTACAGCATTTTCAGAAGGTTCTCGCACTTCATGTCGTCCTTTATATTCACAGTGTTGACG GCAATGTCGCTCTGCTACCTGAACCCGTGGACGAGCATACTGATTCCAACGCTGGTGTTTCTGTCGTACTTCTGCGTGTTCAGGATATACATACCAATGTCAAT ATTCATCATGAGGAGTAACCTGGAGACGAGAGGATACATCTGCGGGCAGTTCTCGCAGGTGATCTCGGGCTCGCACGTCATCAAGAGTCTGAACAACGAGGACTACGTGATGAGTAACTTCCTGAGAGACCTGAGAGTGCACCAGAACACGAAGTTCTTCAACCACGCAGCATCCTGCTGGACAATGATAAGACTGAGGATCCTGACGTACCCGCTGACGATAGTAAACCTGCTGATACCACTGATACCAATAGTGAAGGACAGCGAGTTCAACAGCGAGTTTAACCGGAGGATGGAAAGAGAAAGAGGAGTGAACGGGCTCTTCGGGGCAATCGCAGAATCAGACAGCGAAaagaaggacctggtggacGGAAAGGTGGGACTGGCACTAACGTACTCGTACAAGTTCGCaaagctgctgaagtcgACGCTGACGAAAATAGTGGAGCTGGAAACGGAGATGTGCGCGTCGCAGAGACTACAG GAGTTGGCGAAACTGGACCCGGATTATAACATCAACGACGAAAGGCTGTTTGATAGAAAAAAGCTGAGACTGATGAACAGCACGCACATCATGAATAAAGTGAGGGAGATTAACAAGCACGCGTCAATATCGACCACAAGTGAAGTGGAAGGGCTGGCGAGCTTATCAGGAGGAGAGAACTTGTACATAGACTTCGAGGAGGGGCTGGAGGTGAGAAAGGCAGTGGTGAAGTACGACAGCAAGGTGTGTCTGGACGAGATAAGCTTCAAAACGAGCGGAAACGACCACATAGGCCTGATAGGAAGAACAGGAGCAG GAAAGAGTACACTGCTGCTGAGTCTAGGAGGGCTGATACAGCTGGAGTCAGGAACGATCAAGATAGACGGAAAGGACATATCGACGCTGTCAAACGAAGAAATGAAGGAAATGGTAGCAATACTACCACATACGCCGCCGCTGCTGCAAGGATGGAGCGTTAGGAAGTACGTGGACCCGGAAAATGAACACACAGAAGAGGAAATCATTAAGGGGATAAGAGCATGTAACATGGTTAAGTTCCTGACGCACATACTGGAAGTGAGTGAAAATGATATCTACGACATAAAGGACAGTGGATATAAAACAGTAAAAGAAAGGGAAGACGGAAGAATGAGAAGAAGATACTCGAAGGAGAGCATGGAGTCGTATTATAGTAACATGGAGagcgaagatgaagattGGAATGACGAAAAGGATGTAGTTGAAGTTGATAGGGAAGATGAGGATCAAAAGAACTATGGCTATGACCACGAAGAGAAGCATTATGACAAATATGACGAGGACGACTTTGAGAAACGGAGGAAAAAGGAATATGGGTATGACCAAGAGAaggacgaagaggaagaaagAGACCTGAGAGCAGTGCTGAAAGTGAAGATCACGAAGCAGAAGGAACACAGCTACACAATAGTGTCAGACTTCGATCTGCAGTACCTGACACTGCTGAGACTGTACCTGGATAGGAAGAAGCTGAGGCTTATACTGATCGACGAGTGCTTTACAGTGGAGAAGGACAACGACCTGGACCTGGAACCAATACACGAACTGGTAGATAGACTCTTCAAGAAAAACATAGTCATAATAGTGGCACATCACAAGGAATCACTGAG TCTGTGCAGCCGCATATTGCTGTTGGAAGGCGGGAGGATCGCAGAAACacaaatt GCGGAGGTATCGATGAGCTACGGCTGGCTGACGGAGAGCAGTCTGGGCCCCAAGAAGCCCAAGGCGATCGCAGCGCCGAAAGGCTCACTCAGCGCACTGAACAGCATCATAAAGAGGCACATGGAGAAGGACGTTGAGAAGCACGagcagaaaaggaagacgaagaag GCGGACTTGTTTGAACTCAGCAACCCGGGAGTGGAGCTGAGAAACAAGATTGACAGGAAGGAGTCGACGCTAAACCGCAAAAACAGGAGGAGTCGGATGGAGCAGAAGGCGAAGCTATACGAGCAGCTGA AGGAGGGGAGGGCCGAGGCAGGTGATAGCAGTGAGTACCTGGTTGATTTTAGGAGAAAGCAGGAGAACGAGTTCCGGGAACTGGAGGAAGGTATTTGCGATTCGTTTCATCGTCATTGCATGTATAGATGCGGAGCGCAAGGATTTCGACGACCCACCTCCATAGCATAA